One Megasphaera vaginalis (ex Bordigoni et al. 2020) DNA window includes the following coding sequences:
- the murG gene encoding undecaprenyldiphospho-muramoylpentapeptide beta-N-acetylglucosaminyltransferase codes for MGRVILSGGGTGGHIYPAITIARAIADIEPTEFLYVGSKTGLENTLIPKEGFPFVTLDVRGLERRISLRNVVTVGKTTGSVFKAARIIQKFKPDVVIGTGGFVCGPVLLAASLSGVPTLVQEQNVIPGVTNMILSKFANRVALGYKEAMQRFKKKDVLVYTGNPVRKDVLTVSKEQGQALLGLDPCKFTLLVAGGSRGARSINTAMIEVHQYFRNDKDIQILHVTGDHEYDRVVKQLDGIDGKGNYGEGSHIIPYLHHMPEALAAADLAVYRAGAVGLAELTVRGLPAILIPYPYAAEDHQRYNAQALVLNGAAKMILDKMLTGRELLEEIRRLKDDPRNLKAMAAASKAMGRPQAAEDIAKLALSIARNSKR; via the coding sequence ATGGGCCGTGTCATTCTTTCCGGCGGCGGAACGGGAGGCCATATTTATCCGGCAATCACGATCGCCAGAGCAATAGCCGATATAGAGCCGACGGAATTTTTATACGTAGGTTCGAAAACAGGACTGGAAAATACATTGATACCGAAAGAAGGGTTTCCCTTCGTGACCCTCGACGTGCGGGGGTTGGAGCGGAGAATTTCGTTGCGCAACGTCGTTACTGTAGGAAAGACGACGGGAAGCGTTTTCAAGGCTGCCAGAATCATACAAAAATTTAAGCCTGACGTCGTTATCGGAACGGGCGGTTTCGTTTGCGGTCCCGTTTTATTGGCGGCGAGTTTAAGCGGTGTTCCGACGTTGGTCCAGGAACAAAATGTCATTCCCGGTGTGACGAATATGATTTTAAGCAAATTTGCCAATCGCGTAGCCTTGGGTTACAAGGAGGCGATGCAGCGGTTTAAGAAAAAGGACGTGCTGGTTTATACCGGTAATCCTGTCCGCAAAGATGTGTTGACCGTATCAAAGGAGCAGGGACAGGCGCTTTTGGGCCTGGATCCTTGTAAGTTTACGCTTCTCGTCGCCGGCGGCAGCCGCGGCGCGCGCAGCATCAATACGGCGATGATTGAAGTGCATCAATATTTCAGAAATGATAAAGATATACAGATTCTGCATGTCACAGGAGATCATGAATACGATCGAGTCGTCAAACAGCTGGACGGTATCGACGGCAAAGGGAATTATGGCGAAGGAAGCCATATTATTCCGTACTTGCATCATATGCCGGAAGCCTTGGCAGCGGCCGATCTGGCCGTTTATCGCGCCGGTGCCGTCGGCTTGGCGGAATTGACAGTACGCGGTTTGCCTGCTATACTCATCCCCTACCCCTATGCCGCAGAAGATCATCAGCGCTATAACGCGCAGGCCTTGGTCCTGAACGGGGCGGCGAAAATGATTTTGGACAAGATGCTGACGGGGCGGGAATTACTGGAAGAAATCAGACGTCTGAAGGATGATCCGCGGAATTTGAAGGCGATGGCGGCGGCGAGCAAAGCCATGGGACGTCCGCAGGCGGCGGAAGATATTGCGAAATTGGCGCTGTCCATTGCCAGGAACAGCAAACGTTAG
- the murD gene encoding UDP-N-acetylmuramoyl-L-alanine--D-glutamate ligase, translating to MSIMDFSGKKILVIGAGISGRAAASVLAAHGGKVTLNDMKAIDAADERWRPLRQAGVTLLFGIQDASLLDGVDILVPSPAISPEIPIMREAVRRQIPIWSEVEVAVRVTDAEILGITGTNGKTTTTTLVGEIMKACGRQTVVGGNIGVGLSEQAADLPADAVVVAELSSFQLEFTQTMKAKAAVILNLTPDHLDRHHTMEAYGAAKKRIFRNQDRTDLAVLNYDDPLVRGMAGDMTGNVVYISTQGPVPAGAFAEKGQLIFREDGIDTVICREDELKLFGKHNIQNCLAALLLAHAGGASFAVIRQVLKTFNGVEHRLEWVRTLNGVSYYNDSKGTNTDASIKALEAFPGHLILIAGGYDKMTPLDAFMSLAAVKVDVLILIGQAAERFRIAAEKAGVNDIRCVGDSMEKAIMTARKIAKKPQAVLLSPACSSFDMYDNYEQRGRIFKGIVNGL from the coding sequence ATGAGTATAATGGATTTTTCAGGAAAAAAAATATTGGTAATCGGCGCCGGTATCAGCGGCAGGGCGGCAGCTTCCGTTTTGGCCGCGCACGGTGGCAAGGTAACGCTGAACGATATGAAAGCGATTGATGCGGCCGATGAACGGTGGCGGCCTTTACGGCAGGCCGGCGTGACGCTGCTTTTCGGCATACAGGACGCGTCTCTGTTGGACGGTGTCGACATTCTCGTACCGTCGCCGGCCATTTCTCCTGAAATACCCATTATGAGAGAAGCTGTGCGGCGGCAGATTCCCATTTGGAGTGAAGTGGAGGTAGCCGTTCGGGTGACGGACGCCGAGATACTCGGTATTACCGGCACCAATGGAAAGACGACGACGACGACGTTGGTCGGAGAGATCATGAAGGCCTGCGGCAGGCAAACCGTTGTCGGCGGCAATATCGGTGTCGGCTTATCGGAACAGGCTGCCGATTTACCGGCTGATGCCGTCGTCGTTGCCGAGTTGTCCAGTTTTCAGTTGGAATTTACCCAGACAATGAAAGCCAAAGCCGCCGTTATCTTGAACCTTACGCCGGATCATCTCGACCGCCATCACACGATGGAAGCCTACGGTGCGGCCAAGAAGCGGATCTTTCGCAATCAGGACCGGACGGACTTGGCGGTGCTGAACTATGACGACCCGTTGGTGCGCGGCATGGCTGGCGATATGACGGGAAACGTTGTGTACATATCGACACAAGGCCCCGTTCCGGCAGGCGCTTTTGCGGAGAAGGGGCAGCTTATTTTCCGCGAAGATGGTATCGACACGGTCATTTGCCGTGAAGATGAACTGAAGCTTTTCGGCAAACATAATATTCAGAATTGCCTGGCGGCGCTGCTTTTGGCCCATGCCGGCGGCGCGTCTTTCGCCGTTATCCGGCAAGTGCTGAAAACGTTTAACGGCGTCGAACATCGTTTGGAATGGGTGCGCACGCTGAACGGTGTATCCTATTACAACGACTCGAAGGGAACGAATACGGACGCTTCAATCAAGGCGCTTGAAGCTTTTCCGGGACATTTGATTCTTATTGCCGGCGGCTATGATAAAATGACGCCCCTCGATGCTTTCATGTCGTTGGCGGCGGTGAAAGTGGATGTATTGATCCTGATCGGGCAGGCTGCGGAACGTTTCCGCATTGCCGCTGAAAAAGCGGGTGTTAATGATATCCGTTGTGTCGGAGATTCGATGGAAAAAGCGATCATGACGGCGCGGAAGATAGCGAAGAAGCCGCAGGCCGTACTCTTATCGCCGGCTTGCTCCAGTTTTGATATGTATGATAATTATGAACAGAGAGGCCGCATCTTTAAAGGTATTGTCAACGGTCTGTAA